The sequence below is a genomic window from Opitutia bacterium.
GAAGGATTCGCCGACATCACCGCGAAAGCCCGCGAGGTAAACGAACTCGTCGCGCAGATCACCCGGGCCGCGCAGGAGCAGGACCAGGGCATCGCCCAGGTCAACAAAGCGGTCAGCGAACTCGACAAGTCGACCCAGGCCGAAGCCGCGCACGCCGAGGAGGCCGCCGCCAACGCCGCGCAGCTCGAGTCCAATTCCCAAGCCTTGGGAGAAGCGGTCGACGCCTTGGTGAACATCATCGAGCGCCGCGCCCGCCCCCGCCTGCCCGATTGGGCACCGGGCGCAGTCTCCGTCGCCGAAGCCGCTCGCCTGCGTCGCAGCGGTGCGCCGAAGAAGACTCCTGCACCGGCCCCCGCGGAACTCGCCGAGGCTCTCGCGGGACACTGAACCCGCCCGCGTCCCGGTCAGGCGCCGCGGTAGCGCACCAGCGTGTTCTCCACGCTGCCGTCGTCGTGGAAGTCGATCAGCGCGTAGGCGGGGCTGAATTCCTGGTGCTTGCCCTTCCACCAGCCACCGCACACGGCGCCGTTGCACAGATAACGCACGCCGAGATAGGTGACGTCGTCCTCCATGTGCAGGTGGCCGCTGAGGCAGACCTTCACGTTCGGATGCTGGTGGAACAGGTCCTTGATGCGCCGCGCATCGATGTGCATCCACGCGCCGGGCACGACCCAATCCGGTCCGCGTTCACGCGGGCCGTCGAAGAACGCAGCGGCGCTGAAGATCGGAATGTGCGAAAGCACGCAAATCGGCGTCGCGGCAGGAGTCGCCACCAGATCGCGCGCCAGCCAGGCGAACTGCGCCTCATCAATCCGCGCGATGTAGTGGTGGTCGCTCGCATAGTCCGGCTCCATGCTGTCGAGCACGACGAAATGCCAGCCGGCTTGATCGAACGAGTAATAGCGATCCGTCAGGCCCAGCCGGTCCAACGCGAGCGTCTTGCCGTAGTGCGGATCGCGTTCCGCGGCCGCGCGATCCTTGTGCGCCCAGCCGTAGATGTCGTGGTTGCCGAGGCACAGCTTGGCCGGCGTCTTCACCTCGGCCGAAAAGACGCGGTTCCACACGTCCCATTGCGCGAGCACTTCTTCCTTCGGCGTGTAGAGCGCATCGCCGATGCAATCGCCCCCGAACAGCAACAGCTCAGGCCGGTCGCCCTGCGCCTGCGCGTGGCGGATCGCCTCCGCCATGCCCGCCGCCGGATGCTGGAGATCGGGCTGATCGGGCCGGACATGGATATCCGTGAAATGCGCCACGCGCAGGACGCGGCGCCTCCCGGGGTTCGGCGGCGTCGCCAGCGCCGCAGACGGAGCCAGAATGCCAGCGGTAGCGCCGAGAGCGAGCGCCCCACTGCGTTGGAGAAAATCGCGGCG
It includes:
- a CDS encoding metallophosphoesterase, with translation MNRRDFLQRSGALALGATAGILAPSAALATPPNPGRRRVLRVAHFTDIHVRPDQPDLQHPAAGMAEAIRHAQAQGDRPELLLFGGDCIGDALYTPKEEVLAQWDVWNRVFSAEVKTPAKLCLGNHDIYGWAHKDRAAAERDPHYGKTLALDRLGLTDRYYSFDQAGWHFVVLDSMEPDYASDHHYIARIDEAQFAWLARDLVATPAATPICVLSHIPIFSAAAFFDGPRERGPDWVVPGAWMHIDARRIKDLFHQHPNVKVCLSGHLHMEDDVTYLGVRYLCNGAVCGGWWKGKHQEFSPAYALIDFHDDGSVENTLVRYRGA